Proteins co-encoded in one Bremerella sp. TYQ1 genomic window:
- a CDS encoding SIS domain-containing protein: protein MLGASLDIAAYIDRFKAELDKLDQSQITQWADLVYEAYQNGKFVYIFGNGGSGCNASHMAEDFGKSSLRESDLGDESLRRLKVLSLTDNVGWIMAVGNDIGYDQVFLQQVMNYGQEGDVVLAISGSGNSENILKAVDWSNRHGLKTLGLTGYGGGKLRDMAQHSFHVPLDDMGMVESIHLAIFHWVLNDVFARINDEGRYAK, encoded by the coding sequence ATGCTCGGAGCATCGCTCGACATCGCGGCGTACATCGATCGCTTCAAAGCCGAACTCGACAAGCTCGATCAATCGCAGATCACCCAGTGGGCCGATCTCGTCTACGAAGCTTACCAAAACGGCAAGTTCGTTTACATCTTCGGCAACGGCGGCAGTGGCTGTAATGCCAGTCACATGGCCGAAGACTTCGGCAAAAGCTCCCTTCGCGAGTCCGATCTCGGCGACGAATCGCTGCGTCGGTTGAAAGTGCTCAGCCTGACCGACAATGTCGGCTGGATCATGGCCGTCGGCAACGATATCGGCTACGACCAGGTCTTCCTCCAGCAAGTGATGAACTACGGCCAGGAAGGGGACGTCGTCCTGGCGATCAGCGGTAGCGGCAACAGCGAAAACATTTTGAAGGCGGTCGATTGGTCGAATCGTCATGGCCTGAAAACGCTTGGCCTGACCGGCTACGGCGGCGGCAAGCTGCGCGACATGGCTCAGCACAGCTTCCACGTTCCGCTGGACGACATGGGCATGGTCGAAAGCATTCACCTGGCCATCTTCCACTGGGTGCTGAACGACGTCTTTGCCCGCATCAACGATGAAGGCCGCTACGCCAAATGA
- a CDS encoding MFS transporter yields the protein MPSMDATSNSYESPTEGSLGEVIPERLSGDSSFWATTATQFFGAFNDNIFKQLLLLVAVNQALQGKDETDYQGLAMIVFAAPFVLFAGPTGFLADKFSKTFIIRVSKVLEIVAMALGVAAFFWYDQLGMTGLMLVLAFMGFQSTLFAPAKYGILPELFHGRDLPKVNGVFLMTTFLAIIFGTVLAGILRDTLSGNLWIASLVCVVVAVIGTLTTIPIRRTPRATPDAKFTWQAAGIPKKTRQLFMQDRSILKALLASCMFWLTAGIVQQAVNSLGKVQLQLSDTQTSWLGGAIGLGIGIGCMLAGVLSSGKIEFRLVQIGAWGILFCLGLMATPGGDHGHMLGLWGSLPVLILLGVFTGMFSVPIQVYLQAKAPEDQKGQVIAEMSRANWLAIFLSGFLYSVFDQVLLWGSMPRCYLFAFTLFIMLPVALFYHPRSETLENEAETV from the coding sequence ATGCCTTCCATGGACGCGACTTCTAATTCGTACGAATCCCCCACGGAGGGCTCTCTGGGCGAGGTGATTCCTGAGCGACTCTCAGGCGACTCCTCGTTCTGGGCAACTACGGCTACCCAGTTCTTCGGGGCGTTCAACGACAACATCTTCAAGCAGTTGCTGCTGCTGGTTGCCGTTAACCAGGCATTGCAGGGGAAAGACGAAACCGACTATCAAGGGCTCGCGATGATTGTCTTCGCGGCGCCCTTTGTGCTGTTCGCCGGACCGACCGGATTTCTGGCCGACAAGTTCAGCAAAACGTTCATCATCCGCGTGTCGAAAGTGCTCGAGATCGTGGCCATGGCGCTCGGCGTCGCCGCTTTCTTCTGGTACGACCAACTCGGCATGACCGGCCTAATGCTCGTGTTAGCGTTCATGGGCTTTCAAAGCACGCTGTTCGCCCCGGCCAAGTATGGCATTCTGCCAGAGCTGTTCCACGGCCGCGATCTGCCGAAAGTCAACGGCGTGTTCCTGATGACCACGTTCCTGGCGATCATTTTCGGAACGGTCCTCGCCGGTATTTTGCGAGATACCCTGTCAGGCAACCTATGGATTGCTTCGCTCGTGTGTGTCGTTGTGGCGGTCATCGGAACGCTGACTACGATTCCCATTCGCCGCACCCCCAGAGCCACCCCCGATGCCAAATTCACCTGGCAAGCGGCTGGTATACCGAAGAAGACCCGGCAACTGTTCATGCAGGATCGTTCGATCTTGAAGGCGTTGCTGGCGTCGTGCATGTTCTGGCTGACGGCCGGTATCGTGCAACAAGCCGTCAACTCGCTCGGCAAAGTGCAACTGCAACTCAGCGATACCCAAACCAGTTGGCTTGGCGGAGCGATCGGGCTGGGCATCGGCATCGGCTGCATGCTGGCCGGCGTGCTTTCCAGCGGCAAAATCGAATTTCGTTTGGTTCAGATTGGGGCTTGGGGCATCTTGTTTTGTCTTGGTTTAATGGCCACCCCCGGCGGCGATCATGGCCACATGCTCGGTCTGTGGGGAAGTCTTCCGGTGCTGATTTTGCTTGGCGTTTTCACCGGAATGTTTTCCGTTCCGATCCAAGTCTACCTGCAAGCGAAAGCCCCCGAAGATCAAAAGGGCCAAGTCATCGCGGAGATGTCGCGAGCCAACTGGCTGGCCATCTTCCTGTCAGGGTTCTTGTATTCCGTCTTCGATCAGGTTCTGCTTTGGGGAAGCATGCCTCGTTGTTACCTGTTTGCATTCACCCTCTTCATCATGCTTCCGGTGGCCCTGTTTTATCACCCGCGATCGGAAACGTTGGAGAACGAAGCGGAAACCGTTTAA
- a CDS encoding bifunctional 2-polyprenyl-6-hydroxyphenol methylase/3-demethylubiquinol 3-O-methyltransferase UbiG, with amino-acid sequence MPKAGELTYLSALSDGRKEHAENKPFSDTGAGHLFADLGMMRMLLHDPPGRVLDLGCGTGWTSCFLAKMGYEVVGQDIAPDMIKSAIINKQRYEAHSANFVVSDYESMAYENEFDGACFFDSLHHAEDERLALEAVFRALKPGGVVVTHEPGKGHSKHEDSIHAVEEYGVTEKDMPPSHIMQIGAEIGYSKARYFPFPRDVMNMLMRTKPQSLASQRGGMIGRIGSGLWTFGARLHTLKRLFKVVNSAVDRGGLVVLTK; translated from the coding sequence ATGCCTAAAGCTGGCGAACTGACCTATTTGAGCGCCCTGTCGGATGGCCGTAAGGAACATGCCGAGAACAAGCCGTTTTCCGACACAGGTGCAGGGCACTTGTTTGCCGATTTGGGCATGATGCGGATGCTTCTGCATGATCCGCCTGGCCGGGTTTTGGATCTGGGCTGTGGGACTGGTTGGACTTCCTGCTTTCTAGCCAAAATGGGCTACGAAGTCGTCGGTCAAGATATTGCCCCCGACATGATCAAGTCGGCCATTATTAACAAGCAGCGTTACGAAGCCCATTCGGCGAACTTCGTCGTCAGCGACTATGAATCGATGGCCTACGAAAACGAGTTCGACGGTGCCTGCTTCTTCGATTCGCTTCATCATGCGGAAGATGAACGCTTGGCATTGGAAGCTGTCTTTCGCGCTCTTAAGCCTGGCGGAGTTGTCGTCACTCACGAGCCTGGCAAAGGGCATTCAAAGCACGAGGATTCTATCCACGCGGTGGAAGAATATGGCGTGACCGAAAAGGATATGCCTCCTTCGCACATCATGCAAATCGGTGCGGAAATTGGGTACTCGAAGGCCCGCTACTTCCCGTTTCCTCGCGACGTCATGAACATGCTGATGCGTACTAAACCGCAGTCGCTCGCTTCGCAGCGAGGCGGAATGATCGGCCGCATCGGAAGTGGCCTTTGGACGTTTGGTGCCCGTTTGCATACGCTTAAGCGACTCTTCAAAGTGGTCAACAGTGCCGTCGATCGTGGTGGCTTGGTCGTGCTGACCAAGTAA
- the thiC gene encoding phosphomethylpyrimidine synthase ThiC, translating to MSTQLLAAKEGTITPEMEYVAKRENLSPELVRDEVASGRMVIPANKVHLQGVLEPMGIGLAAKCKINANIGNSAVTSDLDGELEKLHVAVHHGADTVMDLSTGKNIDAIRAKIVEKSPVPIGTVPMYQMLENLGGNIEDMTPQHFLDMVEHQAKQGVDYMTIHCGILLEHLHLTTNRVTGIVSRGGSLIAKWMMAHRKQNPLYTSFDDLCDIMRQYDVTWSLGDSLRPGSLADASDDAQFSELDVLGELTKRGREKGTQVMVEGPGHVPMDQIEMNMKRQQEVCDGAPFYVLGPLVTDIAPGYDHITSAIGAALAGWHGAAMLCYVTPKEHLGLPEADDVKQGVIAYKIAAHAADVARHRPGARDRDDALSKARFAFDWNEQFRLSLDPETAQAYHDQTLPQDTFKSAHFCSMCGPKYCSMKITEEIRAMASQDELIALQDDKS from the coding sequence ATGTCGACGCAACTGCTTGCAGCAAAAGAGGGGACCATCACCCCGGAAATGGAGTATGTGGCCAAGCGGGAGAATCTTTCTCCTGAGTTGGTGCGGGACGAAGTTGCCTCCGGTCGCATGGTGATCCCAGCTAATAAGGTTCACCTGCAAGGGGTTCTCGAACCGATGGGCATCGGTCTGGCCGCCAAGTGCAAGATCAACGCCAACATCGGCAACAGTGCCGTGACGAGCGACTTGGATGGCGAACTCGAAAAGCTTCACGTCGCCGTGCACCATGGTGCCGATACGGTGATGGATCTTTCGACCGGAAAAAACATCGACGCCATCCGCGCGAAGATTGTCGAAAAGAGCCCTGTGCCGATCGGTACGGTGCCGATGTACCAGATGCTGGAAAACCTCGGCGGTAACATCGAGGACATGACTCCGCAGCACTTCCTGGATATGGTCGAGCATCAAGCCAAGCAGGGGGTCGACTACATGACCATCCACTGCGGCATTTTGCTGGAACATCTTCACCTGACGACCAACCGCGTGACGGGCATCGTCAGCCGCGGCGGTTCGCTGATCGCCAAGTGGATGATGGCTCACCGTAAGCAAAACCCGCTGTACACCAGTTTCGACGACTTGTGCGACATCATGCGTCAGTACGACGTCACGTGGAGCCTCGGCGATAGCCTCCGACCTGGTTCGCTGGCCGACGCTTCGGACGACGCCCAGTTCTCGGAACTGGATGTCCTGGGCGAACTGACCAAGCGTGGCCGTGAAAAGGGCACCCAAGTCATGGTCGAAGGTCCCGGACACGTGCCGATGGACCAGATCGAAATGAACATGAAGCGTCAGCAGGAAGTCTGCGATGGCGCTCCGTTCTATGTCCTTGGTCCACTGGTCACCGATATCGCTCCTGGCTACGACCATATCACCAGTGCCATCGGTGCCGCACTCGCTGGATGGCATGGTGCCGCGATGCTGTGCTACGTGACGCCAAAGGAACATCTGGGTCTGCCAGAAGCCGACGACGTCAAGCAAGGGGTGATCGCCTATAAGATCGCTGCCCACGCGGCCGACGTTGCTCGTCACCGCCCCGGCGCACGCGATCGGGACGACGCCCTCAGCAAGGCTCGTTTTGCATTCGACTGGAACGAACAGTTCCGTTTGTCGCTCGATCCTGAAACGGCCCAGGCCTACCACGATCAAACGTTGCCGCAAGATACCTTCAAAAGCGCCCACTTCTGCAGCATGTGCGGCCCGAAGTATTGCAGCATGAAGATCACCGAAGAAATCCGAGCGATGGCCTCGCAAGACGAACTAATCGCCCTGCAAGACGACAAAAGCTAG
- a CDS encoding cytochrome c, producing MIERLFVLLMVLAVPVVSVAETPTGDPQAGYQHLIDTPYLPPYFDQETFDNVWKIWPKELREQAEQATPDERRQMAFERYGLTGRPEDPTKPLQYVVDRKGNWTLNCFSCHGGQVDGKPIPGLPNNRFDFAGITDEIRLAKALMGKKLVPTDYSSLVFPMGNNKGTTNAVNFGVALLSLRDADLNMVPGASFPKMLHHDMEPPPWWHFSKKENIYLDGFAPKGHRGLLQFTLVKENKAKAFRDREEDFRDVYAYLSSLEPPKYPGKIDTDKADQGRIVFNNHCSECHGTYGDNAEYPEQMVSIDVIKTDRARLDSLTPEHREGYGKSWFNTYGEQKGLIADPAGYVAPPLDGIWASAPYLHNGSVPTLWHLLHPEQRPKVWRWKNLDYDHEQMGISVDVLEEVPKGLSSIDRREVFDTSRFGKSAAGHDFPSVLSEAEKGSLLEYLKTL from the coding sequence ATGATCGAGCGTCTTTTCGTATTGCTGATGGTTCTCGCCGTGCCGGTCGTGTCGGTTGCGGAAACGCCCACCGGCGATCCCCAGGCTGGCTATCAGCATCTGATCGATACGCCTTACTTGCCTCCTTATTTCGACCAGGAAACGTTCGACAACGTTTGGAAGATCTGGCCCAAGGAGTTACGTGAGCAAGCGGAACAAGCCACCCCCGACGAGCGCCGACAGATGGCGTTCGAGCGGTATGGCCTTACAGGGCGGCCTGAAGATCCGACCAAACCGCTGCAGTACGTTGTCGATAGGAAAGGAAACTGGACGCTCAACTGCTTCTCGTGCCATGGGGGCCAAGTTGATGGAAAACCGATTCCTGGCCTGCCCAACAATCGGTTTGACTTCGCCGGCATCACGGACGAAATTCGCCTAGCGAAAGCACTGATGGGCAAAAAGCTGGTGCCGACCGACTACAGTTCGCTTGTCTTTCCGATGGGCAACAATAAGGGGACCACCAACGCCGTGAATTTTGGCGTGGCGCTGCTTTCTCTGCGGGATGCCGATTTGAACATGGTCCCTGGGGCCAGCTTTCCGAAGATGCTGCATCACGACATGGAGCCGCCGCCATGGTGGCATTTCTCGAAGAAAGAGAATATCTACCTCGATGGTTTCGCCCCGAAAGGGCATCGTGGACTGCTGCAGTTCACGTTGGTGAAAGAGAACAAAGCCAAAGCGTTCCGCGACCGTGAAGAAGATTTCCGCGACGTGTATGCCTATTTAAGTTCGCTTGAGCCACCGAAGTACCCAGGAAAGATCGATACGGACAAAGCGGACCAGGGGCGGATTGTATTTAACAATCATTGCAGCGAATGCCACGGGACTTATGGCGACAACGCGGAGTATCCTGAGCAGATGGTTTCGATCGACGTGATTAAGACCGATCGGGCCCGGCTCGATTCGCTGACGCCAGAGCATCGCGAAGGATATGGCAAGAGCTGGTTCAATACCTATGGTGAACAGAAAGGCCTGATCGCCGATCCCGCTGGCTATGTCGCCCCACCGCTGGATGGCATCTGGGCATCGGCTCCGTATCTGCATAACGGATCGGTGCCGACGCTCTGGCACTTGCTGCATCCCGAGCAGCGGCCAAAGGTTTGGCGCTGGAAGAACTTGGATTACGACCACGAGCAGATGGGCATTTCGGTCGATGTGTTGGAGGAAGTTCCCAAGGGGCTTTCTTCGATCGATCGACGTGAGGTGTTCGATACTTCTCGCTTCGGCAAGAGCGCCGCAGGACACGACTTCCCCAGCGTGCTGAGCGAAGCGGAAAAAGGATCGCTGCTCGAGTATCTGAAAACCCTATGA